From Bacillota bacterium, one genomic window encodes:
- a CDS encoding sulfonate ABC transporter permease, with product MSTSERAGAPALGPPSPAHRAYLRRRRQRAFLTALTQLLLLVALVGGWEWAAATGRLNAFVFSMPSRIWALTVRLVTQDDLLVHLGATVYRTLLGFGIATALGVVVASLLWWSPFWARVLEPYLIVLNSVPKVSLGPLFIVWLGMNVRSVLAMTVAISLVVTIVMLHTAFRETDPNKILLLRSFGANRWQVFQKVVFPAAVPTLIGAVKVNIGLAWVGTILGEFLVAGTGLGYLIVYGGQVFNMTLVLSAIVLLLIVSTALYYVVDLLERRLQRIRGAA from the coding sequence ATGTCCACCTCTGAGCGTGCCGGCGCGCCGGCGCTCGGCCCGCCGTCGCCCGCTCACCGCGCCTACTTGCGCCGCCGCCGCCAACGCGCGTTTTTGACGGCCTTGACGCAGCTGTTGCTCCTGGTCGCGCTCGTCGGCGGGTGGGAGTGGGCGGCGGCCACCGGCCGGCTGAACGCCTTCGTCTTCAGCATGCCCAGCCGCATCTGGGCGCTGACGGTGCGGCTCGTGACGCAAGACGACTTGCTGGTCCACCTGGGTGCGACGGTGTACCGCACGTTGCTGGGCTTCGGCATCGCCACCGCGCTGGGCGTCGTCGTCGCCTCGCTGCTTTGGTGGTCGCCCTTCTGGGCCCGGGTGCTGGAGCCGTACCTGATCGTGTTGAACAGCGTGCCCAAAGTGAGCCTCGGGCCCCTGTTCATCGTGTGGCTCGGGATGAACGTGCGGTCGGTGCTGGCGATGACCGTCGCCATCAGCCTCGTCGTTACGATCGTCATGCTGCATACGGCGTTCCGCGAGACAGATCCGAACAAGATCCTGCTCCTGCGCTCCTTCGGCGCCAACCGCTGGCAAGTGTTCCAGAAGGTGGTTTTCCCGGCGGCGGTGCCGACACTGATTGGGGCCGTGAAAGTGAACATCGGCTTGGCCTGGGTCGGGACGATCCTGGGCGAATTCCTCGTGGCCGGCACGGGGCTGGGGTACCTCATCGTTTACGGTGGGCAAGTGTTCAACATGACGCTGGTGCTTAGCGCCATCGTGCTGCTGCTGATCGTCTCGACGGCTCTCTACTACGTGGTCGACTTGCTGGAGCGCCGGTTGCAGCGCATCCGGGGTGCGGCGTGA
- a CDS encoding spermidine/putrescine ABC transporter ATP-binding protein, which yields MVTAAAVELRNVSLTYHTPEGETKAIDDVTLRVEEGEFVSIVGPSGCGKTSLLSMIAGLMKPTSGVVLVHGAVVSGPNPAVGYMLQQDHLFPWRTVLDNCLLGLEVQGKRNAASRQRVLQLLSDYGLRDFARAFPAQLSGGMRQRAALVRTLALDPKVLLLDEPYSALDYQTRLQLQEEMSRILRAERRTVVLVTHDIAEAVSLADRVVVLTRRPARVKREYVIDLPGRGSPVHVRESPDFSRYFRDIWRDLDVHL from the coding sequence ATGGTGACGGCGGCCGCGGTGGAACTGCGCAACGTGTCCTTGACGTACCACACGCCGGAGGGCGAGACAAAGGCCATCGACGACGTCACGCTGCGGGTGGAGGAAGGCGAATTCGTCAGCATCGTCGGGCCCAGCGGCTGCGGGAAAACGAGCCTGCTGTCCATGATCGCCGGGCTCATGAAGCCGACTTCGGGCGTCGTGCTGGTGCACGGCGCCGTGGTATCGGGACCGAATCCGGCCGTGGGCTACATGCTGCAGCAAGACCACCTGTTCCCGTGGCGAACGGTGCTGGACAACTGCCTGCTGGGGCTGGAAGTGCAGGGGAAGCGCAACGCGGCCAGCCGGCAGCGGGTGCTGCAGCTGCTGTCCGACTACGGCCTGCGTGACTTTGCCCGCGCCTTTCCGGCGCAGCTTTCGGGCGGCATGCGGCAACGGGCCGCCCTCGTGCGCACCCTCGCCCTCGACCCGAAAGTGCTGCTGCTGGATGAGCCGTACTCCGCGCTGGACTACCAGACGCGGCTGCAGCTGCAGGAGGAGATGAGCCGGATTTTGCGGGCAGAGCGCCGGACCGTGGTCTTGGTCACCCACGACATCGCGGAAGCTGTGTCGCTGGCGGATCGCGTCGTCGTGCTGACCCGCCGGCCGGCGCGCGTCAAGCGCGAATACGTCATCGACTTGCCCGGGCGCGGATCTCCCGTGCACGTGCGGGAGTCGCCCGACTTCAGCCGCTATTTCCGCGACATTTGGAGGGATCTCGATGTCCACCTCTGA